A genomic region of Marinobacter sp. NP-4(2019) contains the following coding sequences:
- a CDS encoding peptidylprolyl isomerase, translated as MNPNQSTLPVIPSLSVTHLLLVLLASLAISFPVLAGSDTVDQPLPQVRMETSEGVIEIMLRPDVAPKTVENFLSYVDSGFYEGTIFHRVIPGFMIQGGGFDRNLGRKDTRTPIPNEASPTLRNLRGTLAMARTSQPHSATSQFFINVVDNPYLNASDNPRKWGYAVFGKVTEGMGVVDAIARKQTGYSSGMADVPNDPIIIRSITVIDSGDASGK; from the coding sequence GTGAACCCGAATCAGTCGACATTACCGGTAATCCCATCACTTTCCGTTACTCATCTCTTGCTGGTTTTATTGGCCTCACTGGCCATCAGCTTCCCGGTTTTGGCGGGTAGCGACACCGTGGATCAACCACTGCCCCAGGTGCGCATGGAAACCAGCGAAGGAGTCATTGAAATCATGCTGCGGCCAGACGTGGCGCCGAAAACCGTGGAAAACTTTCTCAGTTATGTGGACAGTGGTTTCTATGAGGGCACCATTTTCCATCGGGTTATCCCGGGATTCATGATTCAGGGCGGCGGCTTCGACCGCAACCTTGGTCGCAAGGACACCCGCACCCCCATTCCCAATGAGGCCAGCCCCACCCTGCGGAACCTCCGGGGTACGTTAGCCATGGCACGAACCAGTCAGCCACACTCGGCCACCTCGCAGTTTTTTATCAATGTGGTTGATAATCCGTACCTGAATGCGTCCGATAACCCCAGGAAATGGGGCTATGCGGTCTTTGGCAAAGTGACCGAAGGCATGGGCGTGGTGGATGCCATTGCCCGCAAGCAGACCGGCTATTCCAGTGGTATGGCGGATGTGCCGAACGACCCCATTATCATTCGCAGCATCACTGTTATCGATAGCGGCGACGCATCCGGGAAGTAA
- a CDS encoding CBS domain-containing protein: MAIFVSEPGRPVGTRLPEIFRGRRVGDVTEMTESHAINTGHSEVTDAEFQHAQYASGFHRAMEEYGSAAYDEPREQRSYLPVATICTQTLYSLPATATLSEALTMMDDNGVHHLVITAQDNVAGLIDLRWLLAWLHEHNGNAMSHSMIHIELPAFLTASPETDAHQLARLMLAHQLNAALVVDKNGAPTGIVTSTDYLKLYANAGRQQGTV, encoded by the coding sequence ATGGCCATATTTGTCAGTGAACCCGGCAGACCCGTCGGAACCCGATTACCGGAAATATTCCGGGGGCGGCGCGTGGGTGACGTCACCGAAATGACCGAATCACACGCTATTAATACTGGCCACAGTGAAGTCACGGACGCAGAGTTCCAGCACGCGCAATACGCATCCGGCTTTCACCGTGCGATGGAGGAGTATGGCTCCGCCGCATACGATGAGCCCCGGGAACAACGCAGCTATCTTCCGGTTGCAACTATCTGTACCCAGACGCTCTATTCACTGCCGGCAACCGCCACCCTCTCCGAAGCTTTGACAATGATGGATGATAACGGTGTTCACCATCTGGTTATCACTGCCCAGGACAACGTTGCCGGACTCATCGACCTGCGCTGGCTGCTCGCCTGGCTACATGAACACAATGGCAATGCCATGAGCCACAGCATGATTCACATTGAGCTGCCGGCATTTCTGACAGCTTCACCGGAAACCGACGCCCATCAATTGGCCCGACTGATGCTGGCCCATCAGTTGAACGCAGCGCTGGTGGTGGATAAAAACGGCGCACCCACCGGAATTGTCACCAGCACCGACTATCTCAAGCTGTACGCCAATGCCGGTCGTCAGCAGGGTACGGTTTAA
- a CDS encoding pilus assembly protein PilB has protein sequence MDIRQGFEEKSRLGRLLVNRGYLSTRQLDEGLRLQRETGQRLGEVLIQTGWITERELFRVLRQQARFRNAAAVFTMVTLPLQPLVSFAASPAVSASQATSSESGPVMQQRKGISPLSDEDMAGVSGQGDQTLAQRIAAVEAMVSGGSDTGEEPDVIEGIKLTAHIFVPVLNFLDSDLTITGVHYRDDGPRHHVGDNGRLTLAFPERIEEIRMDNIRVSGGHTPPIGNVSISDIRFDPDSRMTIYTR, from the coding sequence GTGGATATCCGTCAGGGATTTGAAGAAAAATCACGGCTTGGCCGACTGCTTGTTAATCGGGGGTATTTGTCCACCCGGCAGCTGGACGAGGGGTTGCGCTTGCAGAGGGAAACCGGGCAGCGCCTCGGGGAAGTACTGATCCAGACCGGGTGGATCACCGAACGCGAGCTTTTCAGAGTCCTGAGACAACAGGCTCGTTTCCGCAACGCTGCCGCTGTGTTTACTATGGTGACTCTGCCGCTGCAGCCCCTGGTGAGTTTTGCGGCAAGCCCGGCGGTAAGTGCTTCCCAGGCCACCTCTTCGGAGTCAGGGCCGGTAATGCAGCAGCGTAAGGGGATTTCACCCTTGAGTGATGAGGATATGGCCGGGGTCTCGGGGCAGGGGGATCAGACGCTCGCTCAACGTATTGCTGCCGTCGAGGCCATGGTTTCAGGCGGAAGTGATACCGGTGAGGAGCCGGATGTCATCGAAGGGATCAAACTGACGGCCCATATCTTTGTTCCAGTGCTGAATTTCCTGGATTCCGATCTGACGATAACCGGGGTTCACTATCGCGACGATGGTCCTCGCCACCATGTTGGTGACAATGGCAGGCTTACGCTGGCATTTCCCGAGCGAATCGAGGAGATCCGCATGGATAATATCCGTGTCAGTGGTGGGCACACGCCCCCCATTGGCAATGTCAGTATCAGTGATATCCGCTTCGATCCGGATTCACGAATGACGATCTACACCAGATGA
- the mnmC gene encoding bifunctional tRNA (5-methylaminomethyl-2-thiouridine)(34)-methyltransferase MnmD/FAD-dependent 5-carboxymethylaminomethyl-2-thiouridine(34) oxidoreductase MnmC translates to MAEETVPAIEPADIRWQDGVPESRLFGDVYFNRDNGLEETRHVFIGHNQLPERFATLPDHASFVIAESGFGTGLNFLAAWQAWRNTPASQSTILHFVSAERYPLTRDDLTRALALWPELQDLGDELIRHYPPLVRGVHRVLLDGGRVRLTLYFGDVLDAWRELEFTADAWFLDGFAPSLNPGMWLDDAIHQIRQHSKPGTTLATFTAVGRIRRALADTGFSMTKVAGFGRKRDMLTGVIPESASETGVTDVSKPASIAIVGAGIAGSLLARNLAERGVDVTLVDGANKAGTAASGNLQGALYVKLGVEFNAQTQLALTSLLFSQRFYAPYRHNGWHPTGLLQMAWGEQEQQRQERFLDRNHYPPEVLVPVDAAEASRRTGVPVATGGLWYADSGWLEPAALCRTLADHPNIRHCFGMEVQRLSRQEDEWVIAGTGPDIHVDRVILCSGHRTPELVPLEGMSGAFRFKAIRGQVSHLPKERIHAPEAVICGPRYLNPAHQGICVTGATFDLHDLSPQESANSHRENLRELNAMLPGLWNNEPPADSEAKTIEGRVGFRCTTHDYQPVAGSLDNLEGDKLNGLFLFTGLGSKGLTYAPLLAEFLADKLTGQPACLPRSLEKRVNPHRCYRMEAAKAH, encoded by the coding sequence ATGGCAGAAGAGACTGTGCCGGCCATAGAGCCGGCTGACATTCGCTGGCAAGATGGGGTACCGGAGTCAAGACTGTTCGGCGATGTCTACTTCAACCGTGATAACGGGCTGGAAGAAACCCGGCATGTCTTTATCGGGCACAATCAGTTGCCGGAGCGCTTTGCCACCCTACCGGATCACGCGTCCTTTGTGATTGCGGAATCCGGCTTTGGTACCGGCCTGAACTTTCTTGCTGCATGGCAGGCCTGGCGCAACACGCCTGCCAGCCAAAGCACCATCCTGCACTTCGTTTCCGCCGAGCGATACCCCCTGACCAGGGATGATCTGACACGTGCACTGGCACTCTGGCCGGAGCTGCAGGATCTCGGCGACGAGCTGATCCGACACTATCCACCACTGGTAAGGGGTGTTCACCGTGTCTTGCTGGACGGCGGGCGGGTCCGGCTCACCCTGTATTTCGGAGACGTACTCGATGCGTGGCGGGAACTGGAGTTCACCGCCGATGCCTGGTTCCTCGATGGCTTTGCCCCTTCCCTGAACCCGGGCATGTGGCTGGATGATGCCATCCACCAGATCCGGCAACACAGCAAACCCGGGACCACCCTCGCTACCTTTACCGCCGTAGGGCGTATTCGTCGTGCCCTCGCGGACACCGGCTTTTCGATGACCAAGGTGGCCGGGTTCGGGCGCAAACGGGACATGCTCACCGGCGTAATTCCGGAATCCGCTTCCGAAACCGGGGTAACGGATGTCAGCAAGCCCGCCTCGATTGCCATTGTCGGTGCCGGAATCGCCGGCAGCTTGCTGGCTCGCAACCTTGCCGAGCGCGGCGTCGACGTCACCCTGGTTGACGGTGCCAACAAGGCGGGTACCGCAGCCTCCGGCAACCTGCAAGGCGCGCTTTATGTGAAGCTCGGGGTCGAGTTCAACGCTCAGACTCAGTTGGCGCTGACATCACTCCTGTTCAGTCAGCGCTTCTACGCGCCCTACCGGCACAATGGCTGGCATCCCACCGGTCTGTTGCAAATGGCCTGGGGCGAGCAGGAACAACAACGCCAGGAGCGTTTTCTCGACCGTAACCACTATCCACCAGAAGTGCTGGTACCCGTGGATGCGGCAGAGGCCAGCAGGCGGACCGGCGTTCCTGTTGCAACCGGCGGCCTCTGGTACGCCGACAGTGGTTGGCTTGAGCCAGCCGCCCTGTGCAGGACCCTGGCAGACCACCCCAACATTCGGCACTGTTTCGGCATGGAGGTTCAGAGACTTTCCAGACAGGAGGACGAGTGGGTAATCGCGGGCACCGGGCCAGACATCCATGTCGACAGGGTTATTCTCTGCTCCGGTCATCGGACACCGGAACTTGTTCCCCTCGAGGGCATGAGCGGCGCTTTCCGTTTCAAGGCGATACGGGGCCAGGTCAGTCATCTGCCCAAAGAGCGCATCCATGCGCCAGAGGCGGTGATTTGTGGCCCCAGGTATCTGAACCCCGCCCACCAGGGGATATGTGTAACCGGCGCCACCTTTGATCTCCATGACCTGTCGCCTCAGGAAAGCGCCAACAGCCATCGGGAAAACCTGAGAGAACTGAACGCCATGCTACCCGGACTCTGGAATAATGAGCCACCAGCCGACTCTGAAGCGAAAACCATTGAGGGTCGGGTCGGGTTTCGCTGCACCACCCATGACTACCAACCCGTGGCCGGGAGTCTCGACAACCTGGAAGGTGACAAGCTCAACGGGCTCTTTCTGTTTACCGGCCTGGGCAGCAAGGGCCTGACCTATGCGCCATTGCTGGCTGAATTTCTTGCGGATAAGCTTACCGGGCAGCCTGCGTGTTTGCCTCGTTCGTTGGAAAAACGGGTAAACCCGCATCGATGCTATAGAATGGAAGCGGCTAAGGCCCATTGA